The Chionomys nivalis chromosome Y, mChiNiv1.1, whole genome shotgun sequence genome includes a window with the following:
- the LOC130868833 gene encoding eukaryotic translation initiation factor 2 subunit 3, Y-linked-like, with translation MAGGEAGVTLGQPHLSRQELATLDVTKLTPLSHEVISRQATINIGTIGHVAHGKSTVVKAISGVHTVRFKNELERNITIKLGYANAKIYKLDDSSCLRPECYRSCGSSTHDEFPSDIPGTKGNFRLVRHVSFVDCPGHDILMATMLNGAAVMDAALLLIAGNESCPQPQTSEHLAAIEIMKLKHILILQNKIDLMKESQAKEQYEQILAFVQGPVAEGAPIIPISAQLKYNIEVVCEYIVKKIPVPLRDFTSEPRLIVIRSFDVNKPGCEVDDLKGGVAGGSILKGVLKVGQEVEVRPGIISKDMEGKLMCKPIFSKIVSLFAEHNDLQYAALGGLIGVGTKIDPTLCRTDRMVGQVLGAVGTLPEIFTELEISYFLLRRLLGVRTEGDKKAAKVQKLSKSEVLMVNIGSLSTGGRVSAIKADLGKIVLTNPVCTEVGEKIALSRRVEKHWRLIGWGQIKRGVTIKPTIDDE, from the exons ATGGCGGGCGGAGAAGCTGGTGTGACTCTCGGTCAGCCGCACCTTTCTCGTCAGGAACTCGCCACCTTG GATGTGACCAAGTTGACTCCCCTTTCACACGAAGTCATCAGCAGACAGGCCACCATTAACATAG gtaCAATTGGTCATGTTGCTCATGGAAAATCGACAGTTGTCAAAGCCATTTCTGGTGTTCACACTGTCAGGTTCAAAAATGAACTAGAAaggaatatcaccataaaacttGGATATGCGAATGCCAAG ATTTATAAGCTGGACGACTCCAGTTGTCTCCGCCCAGAATGTTACAGATCTTGTGGAAGTAGCACACATGATGAGTTTCCTTCAGACATTCCAGGAACCAAAGGGAATTTCAGACTAGTCAG ACACGTCTCCTTTGTTGACTGTCCCGGCCATGATATTCTGATGGCAACCATGCTGAACGGTGCAGCCGTGATGGACGCCGCTCTCCTGTTGATAG cGGGTAACGAGTCTTGTCCTCAACCGCAAACGTCTGAGCACCTGGCCGCCATTGAAATCATGAAGCTGAAACACATTCTGATCCTGCAAAATAAAATTGATCTGATGAAGGAAAGTCAGGCTAAGGAGCAGTACGAGCAGATCCTGGCGTTTGTACAAG GTCCGGTAGCAGAAGGAGCTCCTATTATTCCAATTTCTGCTCAGTTAAAATACAACATTGAAGTCGTGTGTGAGTATATAGTAAAGAAAATTCCGGTGCCTCTCAGAGACTTCACCTCAGAACCCCGACTTATCG TCATCCGGTCTTTTGATGTGAACAAACCTGGCTGTGAAGTTGATGACCTCAAAGGGGGCGTCGCTGGTGGTAGCATTTTAAAAGGAGTATTAAAG GTGGGCCAGGAAGTAGAAGTGAGACCAGGAATCATTTCCAAGGACATGGAAGGGAAACTCATGTGTAAACCGATCTTCTCCAAGATTGTGTCACTGTTCGCAGAACACAACGATCTTCAGTATGCGGCTCTGGGCGGTCTCATCG GAGTCGGAACAAAAATCGACCCGACGTTGTGCCGCACAGACCGCATGGTGGGGCAGGTCCTCGGTGCTGTTGGCACTCTACCTGAAATATTCACAGAATTAGAAATTTCCTACTTCCTGCTGAGACGGCTCCTGGGCGTGCGCACAGAGGGAGACAAAAAAGCCGCCAAG GTTCAGAAGCTGTCCAAGAGTGAAGTGCTCATGGTGAACATAGGATCCTTGTccacaggaggcagagtcagcgCCATCAAGGCCGACTTAGGGAAAATCGTCCTCACCAATCCTGTGTGCACAGAAGTGGGAGAAAAAATTGCTCTGAGCCGACGCGTGGAGAAACACTGGCG cctGATAGGCTGGGGCCAGATCAAAAGAGGAGTGACCATCAAGCCGACCATAGACGACGAATAA